The Coregonus clupeaformis isolate EN_2021a chromosome 8, ASM2061545v1, whole genome shotgun sequence genome has a segment encoding these proteins:
- the LOC121572104 gene encoding B-cell lymphoma 6 protein homolog translates to MSKIQVEGYQVGGRREVMGSDAAAAEGYVKEFTRHSNDVLLNLNELRHRNILTDATLMVGTARLQAHCAVLIACSGFFYSLYSSRVSSTVRSGAGAGGQALTLSLPDSLDPSSVSLLLDFMYTSRLPLTSRTVPGVLSVATYLQMDHVADTCRAFMLHSERMRGTPPQVELDSMVSAVSVALSGGVPPNPPVNGRPRPSVLAVSTPSQPAAVAEGRIYPISARVPGDIQASLQPGTFLTCKPRSKELKLEPESPLPTPSPESPSRSSCQPNSPAESNTCNLGEPKRSPDPKACNWKKYKYIVLNPLCAVTTVKGEEPEEVQQQLGHNPTSDRMEVTLKPAIEVWPGEGSGQNDRQGQASCYDVPGRSPPLVPHIGLPAHHVDHPMEPPTHKEGRASPCYLAPRPLEPEAAHHCQHPIKHENYSLPFCYSGNLSVIKAVCTAPAAGDKPYRCNVCGAQFNRPANLKTHSRIHSGEKPYHCDTCGARFVQVAHLRAHVLIHTGEKPYPCHTCGTRFRHLQTLKSHLRIHTGEKPYTCEKCDLHVRHKSQLRLHLRQKHGAVTNTKIRYKVLADPYQPILQAC, encoded by the exons ATGAGCAAGATCCAGGTGGAGGGATACCAGGTTGGAGGAAGGCGTGAGGTGATGGGGTCTGATGCGGCTGCTGCGGAGGGATATGTGAAGGAGTTTACGCGCCACTCCAACGACGTCCTGCTGAATCTGAATGAGCTGAGGCACCGGAACATTCTGACCGATGCCACCCTCATGGTGGGCACTGCCCGGCTGCAGGCACACTGTGCTGTGCTCATTGCCTGCAG TGGGTTCTTCTACTCCCTGTACTCCAGTCGTGTGTCCTCCACCGTACGGAGTGGTGCTGGTGCTGGAGGCCAGGCCCTGACCCTGTCTCTCCCTGACTCCTTGGACCCCTCCAGCGTCTCCTTGCTCCTGGATTTCATGTACACCTCCCGGCTGCCCCTCACATCACGCACCGTCCCCGGGGTGCTCTCCGTCGCCACCTACCTGCAGATGGACCATGTGGCCGACACCTGCAGGGCTTTCATGTTACACAG tgagaggatgagagggacgCCCCCTCAAGTGGAGCTGGACTCCATGGTGTCTGCAGTGTCTGTAGCACTCTCAGGGGGAGTTCCTCCCAATCCCCCCGTCAATGGAAGACCCCGCCCGTCTGTTCTCGCTGTCTCCACCCCCTCACAGCCCGCAGCGGTGGCTGAGGGACGTATTTACCCTATCTCGGccag GGTCCCTGGAGACATCCAGGCCTCTCTGCAGCCAGGGACTTTCCTGACCTGTAAGCCCAGGTCAAAGGAACTAAAGCTGGAGCCTGAatcccccctccccaccccctctccagAAAGCCCATCCCGCTCCAGCTGCCAGCCCAACTCTCCCGCTGAGTCCAACACCTGTAACCTGGGTGAACCCAAGCGCAGCCCTGACCCTAAGGCTTGCAACTGGAAGAAATACAAGTACATCGTCCTCAACCCTCTCTGTGCCGTAACCACGGTGAAGGGGGAGGAGCCTGAGGAGGTCCAGCAGCAGCTTGGGCACAACCCCACCTCTGATAGGATGGAGGTTACATTGAAGCCAGCTATAGAGGTGTGGCCAGGGGAAGGATCCGGCCAAAATGACAG GCAAGGGCAGGCCTCCTGCTATGATGTCCCTGGCCGTAGCCCTCCTCTGGTGCCCCACATAGGGCTGCCAGCCCACCATGTGGACCACCCCATGGAGCCCCCCACCCACAAGGAAGGAAGAG CCTCGCCTTGCTATCTGGCACCCCGCCCATTGGAGCCAGAAGCCGCCCATCACTGCCAACACCCAATCAAGCACGAGAATTACAGCTTGCCATTCTGTTACTCGGGCAACCTGAGCGTGATAAAGGCTGTCTGCACAG CCCCCGCTGCAGGCGACAAGCCATACCGCTGCAACGTGTGTGGCGCCCAGTTCAACCGGCCCGCCAACTTGAAGACTCACTCCCGCatacactctggagagaagccCTACCACTGTGATACTTGCGGGGCCCGATTCGTTCAG GTGGCCCACCTGCGGGCCCATGTTCTgattcacacaggggagaagccctaTCCCTGTCACACCTGTGGCACTCGCTTCCGTCACCTGCAGACCCTGAAGAGCCACCTGCGTATTCACACTGGCGAGAAGCCTTACACT tgtgAGAAGTGTGACCTGCACGTCCGCCACAAGAGCCAGCTGCGTCTCCACCTGAGGCAGAAGCACGGCGCCGTCACCAACACCAAGATCCGCTACAAGGTCCTTGCCGACCCCTACCAGCCCATCCTGCAGGCCTGTTAA